In Natranaerobius trueperi, the sequence AGACTATCGGTATCATTATTCTGGCTAAGATCACCATTAATATCGGCAGACAAGTAATAGATCATATTTTTAAAACTGAACAAAATCAAGAACGACTTATGGATGAACGAAGAAAAAAAACCTTAAATGGTCTCTTAAAAAGTATTCTTGTATATGCAGTTTATTTTCTAGCTGGAATCATGATACTAGAAAACTTTGGAATTAAAACTAGCTCAATTTTAGCAGGTGTGGGTGTCATTGGTTTAGCTGTCAGTTTTGGTGCACAGAGCTTGATTAAAGACGTGATCACAGGTTTTTTCATAATGTTTGAAGACCAATATAGTATTGGTGAATGGGTTACAGCTGCAGATGTATTTGGAGAAGTGCAAGAGCTGGGGTTAAGAACAACAAGAATACGAGAATGGACAGGTCAAGTTCACATTATACCAAATGGAGAGATTGGCAAGGTAACTAATTATAGTCGTGGTGAAATGCTAGGATTAGTCACTGTAGGTATTGCTTATGAAGAGGATATAGACAAAGCTATAGAAGTTCTCAAAGAAGAAAGTAAAAAAGCAGTTAAGGAGTTACCTGAAATTGTTGAAGAACCAACTGTTCAAGGAGTAGTCGCCTTAGCTGACTCTAGTGTTGATATTAGAACCTTTTGTAAAACAATTCCAGGAGAACAATGGGCTATGGAACGTGAGTTAAGAAGAAGGTTCAAATTAGCTTTAGATGAAAGTGGAATTGAGATACCTTATCCAAGACGAGTTGTTATCGGACAAAATTAATTAATTGGCAAAATGCTTGCTCGAGCTTAGAGCAAGCATTTTATTTTTACTGGGAACATGTACCAAAAGGTAATCTAAAAGTCTTCAAGAAGTTTAAACAAGAAATACTTTTTATATAAATAACTATTAACATAGGTGCTTGCAAAACGAATTAGCTAAAAAAGATTAAATTCCTTTTGAATTTTAAAGTTCAAGGTAAAAGATGAATCACTCCTTAAGTGGCAATCCAACGAATTGATTTTTTCGTTAAATGCAGACTTACAAGCAATTAAAGCAACATTATTTTGAGAAATAGCGGATAAAGCAAATTCACAAGGTCACTATTAAAATCAGACATTAATCTTTTCTTGTACCTTTTCTATAGTTTAGAACCCTTAGAAAATAGGAGTATGTTCGCGTTAGTTGTCTTTAGGATAAGTATAAATTACACGTCATACTTTGAATCAGTACATGGAATGCAACATTTACTGAAACGTTTAGTACTTTCCTTCTACTCAAAAGCAAACCCACTTTATTATTTTACGGGAATTACAATAACCATCATTTTTGAAAGTAAGTTAATGTTTTTAGGGCAAACAGGAATACCATTTTCATTGAAATCTTTGCCTAATTTTTTAGAGTTTTTACGATTTTTACTAATTACTAGCATTAGAGAACATTCTTCTATCAAGAAGCAATATTTTTCTGTACTATTAAAGCCGGCATCAGCTGTAAAGTTATTGTATTTTTCAATATCATGAAGGTTTTTATGTAATCAGAAAGTTTCTTGAGTATCGAATGAGAATCTAACTTTTGAAACTCATCAGAGTAATCAAAGAAAGAAATTTGATCTTTCACAGGATCACCTCCCAAGAAATATTCCTAATGAGTATTTCGATATGAAGTAGAGGGGTTCCTGTTGAAATACCCTGTAAAATCCTCTTATGGCAGACTTTTTGAGTTTTGCAAGGAGCTAATAAATAACTATTAACAGATAAGGAGGTGAAAATTTGACCATCCCTAGGCTAGTTGAAGAAATACAAAGATTTCAGTATAAAGTTGAAATTAAGAATGAGTTAGTTAATGTTATTTCTATTGAAGATGAGTTATATTTATCAAGTACATACCAACTCAACCCAAGAAAGGTTCAACAACTTTCATTAAAAAATGGAATTCTACCCCTTCGTTATTCTAAAAACTACAACCCTTTAGGTATTAATGGACAATTATCTTTATTACACTCTACAATCGGAGTTGTAGGGGTTGGTGAACTAGGAAAAGCTGTTATAGAAATAATAGCTCGTATAGGTATAGGACATATAATTATTATAGATCATAAAGACCTTAATGAAACAAATTTTACTATAGAAAATAACATAGGAATCAAAAAGATCACAGCTGCAGCAAAACAGGTAGAAAAAATTAATTCTGGAGTATCTACAACACTTTATTCCATTAAGTTAAATCAAAAAAACGTTCTTCAATTATTAGACCCATGTGATGTTGTCGTTGATGCAACTAATGATAAAGATAGTAGTATTTTGTTAGAAAATACTGTGAATGATTTAAATATCCCACTTGTACATAGCAACCAACATGACTTTACAAATCAGGTAACACCAAAGTCAACTAAAAATGAGTATAATCTGTCATATTGTAACTCGTTTATGACTGCAAATAGACAAGCACAAGAAGTGGTTAATTCTATAGCAAAAAATATTTAGCATAGGTTTTATTACAAAACAGATATCACAAATTTCGTACTAATATGTGACTAATACTTAAAAATACCCGATATATCCTCCCCTTGTTATATACAACCTTAATAATAAACTGTCTATAACAAGGGAGTTTTTTCATATCTAAAAAAATAAAATTCTCACACACAAGATATTGTAAGTATCTTCAAGGGTAAGACTTGCTGTATGACAACAGTTTATCAGATATTAACTTTATTATTTATCTTTTGATACTAATAAATTATTAATGAATGATTTAACCACATGAGTTTCGGGTATAGAAATAAGATCTGCTTCATTTACATAATTTCCTTCAAAAGTCATTACTTTTGAATTATCCTTTTTATATCTTAAGTAACCAGAATCACAGAAATATTTTCTAGGATGATTCCAATGGATAAGCTCTCCTTCTTCATTTTGTATTACACTACCAAAGTCATTTAAAGCTATTCCTTGTTTGTGAATTGCTTTAAGTTTATAACTATCCATCCTGTAATGTTCTTCAGTTGTAGAAACCTGTCTAGCTTGGTTTTGAGCATAAATTGAGGATATCAAAGCCATAAGTAAAAAAGTTATTACAATAAATATAGTTAATCTCTTCCACATCCAAAACACCTCCTAATTTACTCTATAATGATTATTATATGATTTGTATTGGATTTTAGAACTATTTTTAAAACAATTTATTTGTTATAATTTACTTGTAAACTTATTTTGAGGGTGGTTAATATGGCATTACTAAAAATCAATGATTTAACTAAAGATTATGGTAGTACTCGTATATTTGAAAATATTAAAGCACAAATCAATTCAGGTGATAAAATCGGGTTAGTTGGCAAAAATGGTGCTGGAAAAACAACATTAATTAAGGTGTTAACTTCTGAGCTACTTCCAGATCAAGGTGAAGTAATAAGCCAAAAAGATATCACAATTGGTTATCTGTCTCAAGCTCCAAACTTTGATATCAATAAAACTTTGTATCAAGAAATGAAACAAGTTTTTGATAATATTTTCAAAATCGAAAAAGAAATGCAAAGGTTAGAAGAGTTGATGGGTACAGCCTCTGAAAAAGAATTAGAGGGAATTATGAACAAGTACTCAAACTTAAGAGAAACTTTTGAAGCTTCTAATGGCTATGCTATCCACAGACACATCAGATCTGTTCTAAAAGGCTTAGGCTTCAATGATAGTGATTTTAATAGATATATTAGAAATTTTAGTGGTGGAGAGAAGACTCGTGCTTTTCTTGGACAAAAACTTTTAGAAAAACCTGATTTACTCATTTTAGATGAACCAACAAACTATTTAGATCTTAATGGTATTTCGTGGTTAGAAGATTATCTAGAAAATACTGATATAACTTTTGTTATAATAACACATGATAGATACTTTTTAGATAAAACAGTTAACATTATTTGGGAGTTAGAAGATTATAATTTAACTGAATATAAAGGGAATTATTCAAAATATGTAGCTGACAAAAGTGCTTACAATGAAAAACTTATGAAAGAATACAAGCATCAGCAAAAGAAAATAGAAAAAACAAAGGAGTTTATTGAAAGAAATATTGCAGGTCAAAAGACTAAACAAGCTCAGAGCCGTCGAAAGCAGCTAGAAAGAATGGAACCATTCAAAAAGCCTAAAAATGAAAAGTCTCTATCATTAAAATTGGATTCAGATAGGCGTAGTGGCGAAGAAGTACTGTCTTTGTCAGACATCTCTAAAGAAATTGAAGGTAACCATTTGTTTTCATCATTTTCACTAAAAGTGTTCCGTGGTGAGAAAATTGGAATCATGGGACCAAATGGTTCAGGTAAATCTACCTTGTTGAAAATTATAGCAAATATTATTGCACCGTCAACAGGAACTGTTAGATATGGAAGCAATATAAAGATTGGATATTTAGATCAGGAACAAAAAAGCCTTTCTTATAATTATACTTTGATTGAAGAGATTAGAAAAGAACTTCCCTGGGCAAAGGAAGAAGAAATCCGTAAAATATTAGGTAAGTTCTTATTTCCCTCAGAACAAATGGATAAATTAGTTTCAACACTCAGTGGTGGAGAAATGGTACGATTAACTTTAGCAAAATTATTTATAAAAAAAGCTAATGTTCTATTACTAGATGAACCTACAAATCATTTAGATATCTCAGGCAGGGAAGCTCTTGAAAGTGCTTTAAAAAACTTTGATGGCACTTTACTAGTAGTGTCACACGACAGATATCTATTAGATAATATTATTTCAAAGTTAATTAATGTTTCAAATGAAAAAGTAGAAATATTTACTGGTAACTACTCTGAATTTGTTGAGAAATTAGCAAAAGTTAAACAAGATGAAAAGGAAAGTAAACAGAAATATAGTCATAAAAAACAGATAAAAAAAGATGACAAAAATATTAACACTTATAAAAAAACAGAAGAAGTAATGGAAGAAATTGATCAGTTAGAAAAAGAAAAAACTCAGTTAGAATCTTTACTCGGTGATCCAGAACTTTATAAAGATGAAATGAAGGCTAGAGAAACTAATATCAATTATCAAAAATTAACCACTAGATTAGATGATTTGTATTTACAATTAGATGAACTAGAAATCTAAACTTTTTTAGGAGTAGTATATAGTAATAATGGTGGAACTACAAAAATCATAATAGTTGCTGCAGCAACAACCCCAGAATCATTTAGTAAAAAAACTAATAAACTACCGATAGCGTTTGCTTGAATAGCTCTGTATATAAATGGTGAAGTACGCTTTAACTGATTTATTTTATCTGTTGGCTTAAAAACTAAAATTGTAAGCAAAACACCTAAAAAGGCTAATAACACTTTACTCCAAATCGAATATCTTATCAATGAAATATTCATACTCACTTTTCTAATTATAATATTATACAGTTCTTGAATCCCTTGATTATTAACTAACTCAATGGTCCTTCCTAAATGACTAATAACTTCTGTTCTAGTATTTAGAATTATTAATAATACAAAAGCCAATAAAGCTATACCTATTCCGCCAAATAAAATTAGTTTGATATCTATTTTAATATTGAAATCATTCCTTAATAATAAAATAACAAACACAAAAACTCCTATTGTACTGATAAATCCACCGAAGTTTGCACCTAATTGAGGATGAGCAAATAAATAAACTATAAAAATAGTAACAGGCACATAACTCCAGAGTAATCTGGGGTTTTTCTCTGCAAAGCTTAACATAAAAAGTGTATAAGATCCTAGTAAAATTCCCATAAATTCGTTTCCTATCCCATAATATCTAGCTCCAGAGATAGGGTCATGACCTAATACAGACTTATATAATAATTGATTTCCCATAAGAGTATCTAAAATTAACGAACCACTAACTAATAAAGCTAATAATATAACAGCATCTTTAGTATCAAAGTAATGTTGTATAAATATAGCTATAGCTATTGATCCTAAAATTAGTATGATAGATGTTTTTACTATTTCTAAATCGGGAAATCCCCCTAAAAATAAAAATAATAGAGGGCTTACCATCATTGATAGCAATAAAGTATCAACTAGTGGAATAATTTTATTAAATAATAAACTGTTTATTAAACCACTAAGAATAACTATAATTTGAAATAAGATAAAACCTTGTATAATCAAAGGTCTATTTTGGTGTATCTGCAAAAATACATTTTTAGTATCTGTCAGTTCTTTAGCTACATGTTCTTCATAATTAAAGTTTATAACATCACCTAAATAAGTTTCAGGTATATTGTTATTTTGATGTTTTAAAAGACTAGGTGCAAAATCTAAATTTGAAATTATCCCGGTCCTTTGAGTAGTATTAGATGTTAACAACCCTTGTTTTTCAGCTGGTGAAACTAAAAAAAAGTTTAACCTTTGTCCACTATGATAATCTGAAACTGTATTAACAGGGTTCAATACTACAACTTGATGAGTATCTGTATAATCACCAATAAATTCAAGTATATTATTTATTTCATTGTAAGCTTCATCTTTGAGTGTTAATTTTCTATCTTCCTTTAGATTCGAAGAATATTGTTTGATTCTCCATAAATCCCCTAACTCGTATATTTGAATATCTAAATTAGAATTTAAGTTACTATTCAATTGTTCCTTCAAGTTATCGTAATTAGTTTTTTTACCATAGGGATGCTCTTTTGAATATGTTAATGTTTTTTCAGAAGAAATAATTGTATTATCTAAATACCCTTTTGTGTTCATAAATGTTAATACTCCAAAACGTTCTATTTCATTTGTATCACTATTTCCCCAGTAGAAGAGCTCTGTATCGCTTTCTTGTAAGTTATGACCTAATGAACCTAAATTAACAGTATGTCTTAGTTTATTATTAGAGCTTTCTAATATTGGTAAATTTGGAACCAAAGCTGATGTTTCAGGGATTTGATTTTTACCGAAATGTCTATGGTATAATGTTTGACCAGTAACACCTTCATTAGTTTCTTCTTTTTGTAACACTATGTTTGCGTCCTGTTCTGTAGTAGCTCTCACCCCGGATCCGAGAGAGATATAAGAAGCTGCCGGATGATACCTACCAGATACACCCTGATTCATTAAACCTATTGCCCCTCTTGATATAAATTTTTGTAACTTTTCTAAATTTCCTTCATTAACGGCTTCTTGTAGAGAAAGGCCTGGTATCAATATTATAACTAAATCTTTGTCGTTTTCTAAAGCGAGTTGTGTCTCTTCTGTTTCTGCAAAAACTTGTAGAGAACTAGACATTAAAACTATAATGAACCCTACTAGAAAGAAAGCTTTAACTATTACATTATAAAACATTCTTCCCTCCCACCTCTTTATAAAAGTTAACAGTTTCTCTAACCATCTTCTTATCACTAAATTTATCTAATGCCCGTTTATAAGCTTTAAATATTAATTTACGCCTTAATTTTTTACTTTTTAATAGTAAAACCAACTTATTTCCCATATCCTTTGGGTCATCTGTGCTAGCTATTAATCCGGTACTGCCATCTAAGACAACTTCTTTCAGGCCTCCAGCATTAGTAGCTATAACTGGACATAAGGAAGCCATTGATTCAATCGCAGTAATTGACAATCCTTCGTACTTAGACGGTATACATAGGGCCTTAGAGCTTTTTAAAATCTCAGGCACATCATTTCTATATCCTAAAAAAGTCACATAGGGTGAAATTTTAATATCCCAAGCAAACTGTTCATACTTTTTTCTGTCAGGTCCATCTCCTACAATTATAAAATGTAGGTTATTCCAATCTACAAATGACTGATAATTATTTAGTAAATATTTTACTGTCATAAGAAAATTTTTAACACCTTTATCAGGAGCTAATCTAGCTACACAAGCTACGTAATTCTTATCATTTTCAATAATAGTTTGTGATTTATGGAGTGGATAATGATAATTATTAAACTCTATTCCATTATATAAGACCTTTGCTTTTGATTCGTTTAACCCACAGTTGATCAATTCATGTTTTAAAGCATCAGAAACACAAAAAATCTTTCTTGCTCTATTTAAAACATTTCTAGTTAGATAATTAAATCCTACTTGTGTAATTTTCGCGTTTCTTCCCCATGTTTGAAAATTATGTAATGTACTAACCCAAGGAATCTTTCTAAATCTAACGGCACTATCTGTTAACAGTGTAGCTTTATAACCGTGAGCATGAATTAAATCTGGTTGGGTTTTGGTTATAATTTTCCTTAAATCAAATATATTTTTTAAGTCAGTACCAAAGGATAACCCATCATTAATAGATAAATTATAATGGCACGAAAAATCTTCTTTTTTAAAGAACTTATATGGCCCACAAATTATAGGCTTTATTTCATATTCTGGTAAAGTATTAGTCAAAGTTTTGACATGTCGTTTGATACCACCACTAACTGGTCTAACTACATGTAAAATTTTCATGGATTATCCTCCTTTCCTCTATTATTTTTTCCTAAAAAGCAAAAAAAATAACGCCTCTCGGACGTTATTTTCTTAGATAATATTTACTGTAATACCAAACTCATCTTGTAAATTTTGATAATGCTCATTCCTTAAATCAAAACCTCTTTCATCAAAAGGTTTATTAGGTAATATAACTTGTATAGTTTGTCCATCTAACTGTTCTTTTAAACAAGATCTAAAGTCTGACACTGTTAATAGTCCAGCCGACTTAATATTACCACCAAAATAATTGTTTTTAACTGCAATTACTTTACCGTCAAAGGATGGTAACATCTTATTTATCCCCATTTTTATAGGCCCGTAACCGAACTCTGAAGTTAATACAATTGATTTTTTATCAAAGACAGTACTTAAAATTTTATTAATAGTACTCTTTTCAATATCAAATGTAACAGCAATACCAGATGATTCTTTAGAAGATTTATCTAAGGTTACATTGAACTGTTCTTCTTTTCTTTTAATTGTTATAGTTGGACTGCTTTTCTGTTTTATTTTCATAAAACCTTCAGCTCTACTAAAAACTTCTTCTCCATCCACAAGCAAAATCTCATCTCCTGAAAACAAACCTGCTTTAAAAGCTGGAGAGTTAGGAACAATACCTTCTATGATCATTCGTAGATTATTTGTAATCGGTGGTTCCACTAAAATTGGAATATTTACTTTAGAATTAATAGCATTTAAGTGTTCTCTAAAATATTCAGATTCATCATCTGATATCTGTATTTCGTGTCTAGGTGAATGTTTAGTATATCCTGGTAAAAATACACGCAAAGATTTAGAGTTGAATTTTTCTAGTTTTTCAACAATCAACTCTATATCTAATACGCTCATAGCTGAAGGTATTAAAACAACACTACCATGATAATTTATCTTATATTTAGATAAAAGTTGTAACAAATTTGTTGGATCAATACCAGTAGAATCACCCATAATTTCTTTACGCTTACATGATTCTATTGTATTAAGAGAAATATTCAATTCAATTGGTTCTAAGCTTTTTAAAAACTTAATTAGTGACTCATTCAGTAATGAACCATTTGTCGTTATTTGAATAACTGTATCGTTAAATTTTTTTCTTAAATCTATTAATATTTCTTTAATATAAGGATGATATAAAGGTTCTCCTTCATTTATTCTAGTTACTGATTCACCAATGGTGATTTTTTTATTGGGATTAATAAAATCAAAGAGTTCCTTAACTTCTTCTGTTCCTATAGGAGGTAGATTTATAACATTGATATCGCGAGGATTTTGCTTATGACTACAAAAAATACAATTTAAATTACACATACTTCCCAAAGGAAGTATATTCAACTCTGATACTGAACGAAATACGTAATAGTCCTTAGCTTCCATGATTTCACCTACTTCTGTAATAACCTAATTATTTTCCACTATGTTTTTAGCCACCTTCCATATATCACCAGCGCCCATTGTTAGAACATAGTCACCCTTTTCTACATTTTTATAAACATAATCTACTATCTCGTCCATATTATCAATCTCTAAAACTTTCTGAACAGATGAGTTTGTGAGTATCTTTTCTTTTAAAGTTGTAGTATTCACACCTGAAATTGGTTCTTCGCCAGCAGCAAAAACTTTATTTAAAATTACTATATCAGCATTATCAAATGATCTTGAAAAATCCTCTAAAAGAAATTGTGTTCGCGAATAACGATGAGGTTGAAATATAGCAATAACTCTATTATCTGTTTGCTCTTTTGCTGTTTTAAGCGTCGCCTCTATTTCTGTTGGATGGTGAGCATAATCATCCACTACTACAGCGTCCTTATAGCTTCCAATATGAGTAAACCTTCTTTTAGCACCAGTGAATCGTTTCAAAGCCTTTTGTATAACACTAGGCTCTATATTTAATTCCAATGCTACTGAAATAGCAGCTAATGCATTTAATATATTATGTTCTCCTGGTACCGAAAGCTCAATATCAAACTGATTTCCATCTAATTTTTCAAAGACACTAAAGGCTGTATAACCTTTTTCTAACGTAACATTTAGACCCTGTATATCTGCTTTATCTGATAAACCGAAAGTTAAGTGTTTTTGGGGTATATCTTTAAGCAAATAATCATAATATTGACAATCACAAGAAATCATTAAACATCCGTCTTTCTCAAGGTTATCAATAAATTGTCTATATGAATCTAATAGTTTTTCAAAACTGCCATCATAATGTTCTAAATGATCAGCTTCAATATTTGTTATAACTGAAATGTTTGGATGATACCTTAAAAAAGAATTATCACTCTCACAGGCTTCAGCTACAACGTATTCACCTTTCCCTGCTCTAGCATTACCATTAAGTTCTGAGACTTCTCCCCCTATAATACAAGTAGGATCTAGAGAAGCGTCTTCTAATATTACAGATAACATTGATGTTGTAGTTGTTTTTCCGTGGGCACCTGCGATAGCTATCCCAAACTTACTATTTAAAATCTCTGCTAATAACTCCGACCTATGCCACCTAGGTGTCCCTTGATTAATTGCTTCTTCTAATTCAGGATTGTTATTTGGTATAGCTGTTGAATAAATTACTAAGTCTTTATCCAAAATATTATTTTTTTCATGGGAATAATATATTTCAGCCCCAAAATCCTCTAATGCTTCTGTACGGTTAGATGGTGTTAAATCAGAACCGGATATATAAAAGCCCTTAGCTAATAAAATTCGAGCTAATGCACTCATTCCATAACCACCGACACCTATAAAATGTATCTTTTGAAACCCTTTTAACATAATACCCCTCTCTTCCTAGAGTTCTAGTGAACATTCTATATTTTATATTATGTGTTTTAGTAAATACGTGTTTTATTATATCATACATTTTTTGTGTTTTTTAGATTATTATTTAACAATGTCTACTAAATTATGTTTAGTAATACAAATTTCTATCTATTCTTTTATGACAAGAATTAACAAAGTTGATGGAATTGTTGAAATTTTCATTTAGTCCACAGTTTCCACAGGTTTATCCACAGCTTTTTCCCCGATCCAACAAGTTTTATGTTAATTTTTCACATTATCCACAGGCACTCAACATAACATTGTGGATATTAATAATTAATTTCATCCTTTTATAAATAAAAAATCCCCCTATCAGTTATAGAGGGATCATCTTAAGGAGTCAAATTTGGAACAGCATTCATATCTAATGTTCCGGTTAACCCTAACTTATAATTAAAATATCCTAATGAAGCCACCATTGCAGCATTATCTGTACAATAATTTAACTTTGGAAAACACAGTTTAATATCATGCTTCGAAGCTTCATTAGTAAACTGTGTCCTAATTGTTCTATTTGCAGACACCCCTCCTGCTAATAGAATCGTCTTAACATTAGTATCTAAAGCAGCTTTAATTGTTTTATCAACAAGAATTTCAGCAACAGTACTTTGTAAACTACTACATACATCTGGTACACTAAACTTCTCATCTTTCATTTTCTTTTTATTCAAGTAATTTAACACTGAACTTTTTAATCCACTAAAACTAAAATCATATTTACTATCTATTTTCGGTTTTGTAAAATCTATACTTGGTTCACCCTTGAAAGCTTCACTTTCTATTAAAGGTCCTCCAGGATAACCAAGGTCTAAAGCTCTAGCTATTTTGTCAAATGCTTCACCACACGCATCATCCCGAGTACTACCTATTAACTCACATGTCTCATAGCTTTTCATGTAATATATACTTGTATGACCTCCAGAAATCACAAGAGCAATCAATGGAAAATCATGTTGATAGATTCCTTTATTTGTTGAGCTAGATAAGAAGTTTGCAAAGATATGTGCTTTAATATGATTAACAGGGATCAAGGGTAATTCTTTTGCATAAGCAAATGACTTTGCAAAGGAAACTCCTACTAGAAGTGGACCGACTAACCCCGGACCTTTTGTTACAGCAATTCCAGAAAGATCATTAAAGGTTATACCCGCTTCTGTTACTGCCTTTTTAACTAATGGTGATAATAGTTTTAAATGCTCTCTAGAAGCTATCTCTGGGACAACTCCTCCATAAAGAGAATGTACTTCTGTTTGTGAGCCAACAACATTACTATGTACTTTATAACCATCTGAAACAACAGAAGCACTTGTATCATCACACGAAGTTTCTATCCCAAGGATGTAACACGGATTTCTCTCAACCAATAGTTTCACCCTTTCACTTTTCAATTATTTTATACATGATAATTGCATCTTCATTATTATCTTGATAATAGTTAGGTCGTATACCTAATTGTTCAAAACCTAGTTTTTGGTATAATCTAATAGC encodes:
- the tsaD gene encoding tRNA (adenosine(37)-N6)-threonylcarbamoyltransferase complex transferase subunit TsaD — encoded protein: MVERNPCYILGIETSCDDTSASVVSDGYKVHSNVVGSQTEVHSLYGGVVPEIASREHLKLLSPLVKKAVTEAGITFNDLSGIAVTKGPGLVGPLLVGVSFAKSFAYAKELPLIPVNHIKAHIFANFLSSSTNKGIYQHDFPLIALVISGGHTSIYYMKSYETCELIGSTRDDACGEAFDKIARALDLGYPGGPLIESEAFKGEPSIDFTKPKIDSKYDFSFSGLKSSVLNYLNKKKMKDEKFSVPDVCSSLQSTVAEILVDKTIKAALDTNVKTILLAGGVSANRTIRTQFTNEASKHDIKLCFPKLNYCTDNAAMVASLGYFNYKLGLTGTLDMNAVPNLTP
- a CDS encoding ABC-F family ATP-binding cassette domain-containing protein, with translation MALLKINDLTKDYGSTRIFENIKAQINSGDKIGLVGKNGAGKTTLIKVLTSELLPDQGEVISQKDITIGYLSQAPNFDINKTLYQEMKQVFDNIFKIEKEMQRLEELMGTASEKELEGIMNKYSNLRETFEASNGYAIHRHIRSVLKGLGFNDSDFNRYIRNFSGGEKTRAFLGQKLLEKPDLLILDEPTNYLDLNGISWLEDYLENTDITFVIITHDRYFLDKTVNIIWELEDYNLTEYKGNYSKYVADKSAYNEKLMKEYKHQQKKIEKTKEFIERNIAGQKTKQAQSRRKQLERMEPFKKPKNEKSLSLKLDSDRRSGEEVLSLSDISKEIEGNHLFSSFSLKVFRGEKIGIMGPNGSGKSTLLKIIANIIAPSTGTVRYGSNIKIGYLDQEQKSLSYNYTLIEEIRKELPWAKEEEIRKILGKFLFPSEQMDKLVSTLSGGEMVRLTLAKLFIKKANVLLLDEPTNHLDISGREALESALKNFDGTLLVVSHDRYLLDNIISKLINVSNEKVEIFTGNYSEFVEKLAKVKQDEKESKQKYSHKKQIKKDDKNINTYKKTEEVMEEIDQLEKEKTQLESLLGDPELYKDEMKARETNINYQKLTTRLDDLYLQLDELEI
- a CDS encoding DUF512 domain-containing protein, which gives rise to MEAKDYYVFRSVSELNILPLGSMCNLNCIFCSHKQNPRDINVINLPPIGTEEVKELFDFINPNKKITIGESVTRINEGEPLYHPYIKEILIDLRKKFNDTVIQITTNGSLLNESLIKFLKSLEPIELNISLNTIESCKRKEIMGDSTGIDPTNLLQLLSKYKINYHGSVVLIPSAMSVLDIELIVEKLEKFNSKSLRVFLPGYTKHSPRHEIQISDDESEYFREHLNAINSKVNIPILVEPPITNNLRMIIEGIVPNSPAFKAGLFSGDEILLVDGEEVFSRAEGFMKIKQKSSPTITIKRKEEQFNVTLDKSSKESSGIAVTFDIEKSTINKILSTVFDKKSIVLTSEFGYGPIKMGINKMLPSFDGKVIAVKNNYFGGNIKSAGLLTVSDFRSCLKEQLDGQTIQVILPNKPFDERGFDLRNEHYQNLQDEFGITVNII
- a CDS encoding glycosyltransferase family 4 protein, whose product is MKILHVVRPVSGGIKRHVKTLTNTLPEYEIKPIICGPYKFFKKEDFSCHYNLSINDGLSFGTDLKNIFDLRKIITKTQPDLIHAHGYKATLLTDSAVRFRKIPWVSTLHNFQTWGRNAKITQVGFNYLTRNVLNRARKIFCVSDALKHELINCGLNESKAKVLYNGIEFNNYHYPLHKSQTIIENDKNYVACVARLAPDKGVKNFLMTVKYLLNNYQSFVDWNNLHFIIVGDGPDRKKYEQFAWDIKISPYVTFLGYRNDVPEILKSSKALCIPSKYEGLSITAIESMASLCPVIATNAGGLKEVVLDGSTGLIASTDDPKDMGNKLVLLLKSKKLRRKLIFKAYKRALDKFSDKKMVRETVNFYKEVGGKNVL
- the murC gene encoding UDP-N-acetylmuramate--L-alanine ligase; this encodes MLKGFQKIHFIGVGGYGMSALARILLAKGFYISGSDLTPSNRTEALEDFGAEIYYSHEKNNILDKDLVIYSTAIPNNNPELEEAINQGTPRWHRSELLAEILNSKFGIAIAGAHGKTTTTSMLSVILEDASLDPTCIIGGEVSELNGNARAGKGEYVVAEACESDNSFLRYHPNISVITNIEADHLEHYDGSFEKLLDSYRQFIDNLEKDGCLMISCDCQYYDYLLKDIPQKHLTFGLSDKADIQGLNVTLEKGYTAFSVFEKLDGNQFDIELSVPGEHNILNALAAISVALELNIEPSVIQKALKRFTGAKRRFTHIGSYKDAVVVDDYAHHPTEIEATLKTAKEQTDNRVIAIFQPHRYSRTQFLLEDFSRSFDNADIVILNKVFAAGEEPISGVNTTTLKEKILTNSSVQKVLEIDNMDEIVDYVYKNVEKGDYVLTMGAGDIWKVAKNIVENN
- a CDS encoding ThiF family adenylyltransferase, which codes for MTIPRLVEEIQRFQYKVEIKNELVNVISIEDELYLSSTYQLNPRKVQQLSLKNGILPLRYSKNYNPLGINGQLSLLHSTIGVVGVGELGKAVIEIIARIGIGHIIIIDHKDLNETNFTIENNIGIKKITAAAKQVEKINSGVSTTLYSIKLNQKNVLQLLDPCDVVVDATNDKDSSILLENTVNDLNIPLVHSNQHDFTNQVTPKSTKNEYNLSYCNSFMTANRQAQEVVNSIAKNI
- a CDS encoding mechanosensitive ion channel family protein — protein: MDNISVLQLGENLIKIAIIIVVALTIYKVGLHIIKRIMKIEESRYVSEETGKILFLGLRTILKYGLFFGVILVSLEIFKVEVIGPAEVRALGVIILKTIGIIILAKITINIGRQVIDHIFKTEQNQERLMDERRKKTLNGLLKSILVYAVYFLAGIMILENFGIKTSSILAGVGVIGLAVSFGAQSLIKDVITGFFIMFEDQYSIGEWVTAADVFGEVQELGLRTTRIREWTGQVHIIPNGEIGKVTNYSRGEMLGLVTVGIAYEEDIDKAIEVLKEESKKAVKELPEIVEEPTVQGVVALADSSVDIRTFCKTIPGEQWAMERELRRRFKLALDESGIEIPYPRRVVIGQN